A window from Pseudobutyrivibrio ruminis HUN009 encodes these proteins:
- the amrA gene encoding AmmeMemoRadiSam system protein A has product MAILAAFMVPHPPMIVPAVGRGGEAQVQETIDAYEKVADEIAKLEPDTIIITSPHSIMYSDYFHISPGKGAKGSFARFNAPEVSFQEEYDTELVDRINEIAYDASFPAGTLGERDPELDHGTMVPLWFIRKKYAKGQIVRIGLSGLGLLDHYRLGQMIQEAVDEVNRKVVFVASGDLSHKLQDYGPYGFAKEGPVYDQRIMDVAGRAAFEEMFDFKEDFCEKAAECGHRSFVIMAGALDGKAVDANVYSHQDVTGVGYGIATFYVTGEDENRRFRDTYLAKLNAHLQESQKPTDEYVKLAKASLESYILRGKVLDLPDDLPKELLSKQAGAFVSIHKAGRLRGCIGTILPTTECVAAEIIQNAISASTRDTRFNPISPEELPDLEINVDVLSEPEPISSPEELDVKRYGVIVSSGNRRGLLLPDLDGVDSVAQQISIARQKGGIGMDEPVQLQRFEVIRHK; this is encoded by the coding sequence ATGGCAATTCTAGCAGCATTTATGGTTCCACATCCACCGATGATTGTGCCGGCTGTAGGCCGCGGTGGTGAAGCTCAGGTTCAGGAGACTATCGATGCCTATGAAAAGGTGGCAGATGAAATAGCGAAGCTTGAACCGGATACAATCATCATCACTAGTCCACACAGTATCATGTATTCGGACTATTTCCATATTTCTCCGGGAAAGGGAGCGAAAGGTTCTTTTGCCAGATTCAACGCGCCGGAGGTATCTTTCCAGGAAGAATATGACACAGAGCTTGTAGATAGAATCAATGAAATCGCCTATGACGCCAGCTTTCCGGCAGGCACACTAGGTGAGCGTGATCCAGAGCTAGACCATGGCACAATGGTTCCACTTTGGTTTATAAGGAAGAAATATGCCAAGGGGCAGATTGTGCGCATCGGCCTGTCCGGACTTGGTTTGCTGGATCATTATCGTTTAGGTCAGATGATTCAGGAGGCTGTGGATGAGGTTAATCGCAAGGTAGTTTTCGTTGCCAGTGGAGATTTATCGCACAAACTTCAGGACTATGGACCTTATGGATTCGCCAAAGAGGGACCTGTTTATGACCAGAGGATTATGGACGTGGCCGGCCGTGCAGCTTTTGAGGAGATGTTTGATTTTAAAGAGGATTTCTGCGAGAAAGCAGCAGAATGCGGTCATCGTTCATTTGTTATAATGGCTGGTGCTTTGGATGGAAAGGCTGTAGATGCCAATGTTTACTCTCATCAGGATGTGACAGGCGTTGGTTATGGAATTGCAACTTTTTATGTGACAGGAGAGGATGAGAATCGTCGTTTTAGAGACACCTATCTGGCAAAGCTGAATGCCCATTTACAGGAATCACAAAAGCCTACTGACGAATATGTTAAGCTGGCGAAGGCATCTCTTGAAAGCTATATTTTGCGTGGCAAGGTCCTGGATTTACCAGATGATTTGCCTAAGGAACTGCTTTCCAAGCAAGCCGGAGCATTTGTATCCATCCACAAGGCTGGTCGTCTGAGAGGCTGCATTGGAACAATTCTTCCTACCACCGAGTGTGTGGCAGCAGAGATTATTCAAAACGCCATCAGTGCTTCCACCAGAGATACTCGCTTTAATCCAATCAGCCCGGAGGAATTGCCTGATTTGGAAATCAATGTTGATGTGCTAAGCGAGCCAGAGCCAATATCTTCACCAGAAGAACTAGATGTGAAACGCTACGGCGTAATTGTAAGCAGTGGAAATCGCAGAGGTTTATTGCTTCCAGATTTGGATGGGGTAGACTCTGTCGCACAGCAAATTTCTATCGCACGCCAAAAAGGCGGAATCGGCATGGATGAACCGGTTCAGCTTCAGAGATTTGAGGTTATAAGACACAAATGA
- a CDS encoding DegV family protein produces the protein MAIRIITDSASDIPQDVAKEWGVTVLPINVRFGDEEYLDGVTLSAEDFYHKLIETDEVPKTSQISPYVYAQEFEKADEAGDELIYFCLSAGVSGCYQSAMLAAADYSDNIHIVDTKQFCISEYILVQRAVNLRDEGKTCDEIISIIQEEMKKVHVISAFDTLEYLKLGGRLSSAAAFAGNMLMIKPVITIEEGIVKVIGKARGSKKSHNMLTEYVTNSGGIDFSKPLCLAYSGFSQEVLTKYVEDSKAIYEGHEEQLQYTVVGATIGTYAGPGAIALAYFSL, from the coding sequence ATGGCAATAAGAATAATTACAGATTCTGCAAGCGATATCCCACAGGATGTAGCAAAAGAATGGGGAGTGACAGTATTACCCATAAATGTAAGATTTGGGGATGAAGAGTATTTAGATGGTGTTACACTCTCCGCAGAGGATTTTTATCATAAATTAATCGAGACTGATGAAGTGCCTAAGACAAGCCAGATTTCACCTTATGTTTATGCACAGGAGTTTGAGAAGGCTGATGAAGCTGGCGATGAGCTTATTTATTTTTGCTTATCTGCAGGAGTTTCAGGATGCTATCAAAGCGCCATGCTTGCGGCAGCGGATTACTCTGACAATATTCATATTGTGGATACAAAGCAATTTTGCATATCAGAATATATTTTAGTGCAAAGAGCTGTAAATTTGAGGGATGAGGGAAAAACTTGCGATGAAATCATTTCCATCATCCAGGAAGAAATGAAGAAGGTGCATGTAATATCTGCCTTTGATACTTTAGAGTATTTAAAGCTTGGTGGAAGACTTTCTTCAGCGGCAGCTTTTGCAGGAAATATGCTAATGATTAAGCCTGTAATAACTATCGAAGAGGGAATTGTAAAGGTTATTGGAAAAGCAAGAGGTTCAAAAAAGAGCCACAACATGCTGACAGAATATGTAACAAATTCTGGTGGAATTGATTTTAGTAAGCCATTATGTCTTGCTTATTCAGGTTTCTCCCAGGAGGTGCTTACTAAATATGTAGAAGATTCAAAGGCTATCTATGAGGGCCATGAAGAACAGCTTCAGTACACAGTTGTAGGCGCAACAATTGGCACATACGCTGGACCAGGTGCAATAGCCTTGGCATACTTTTCACTTTAA
- a CDS encoding methylglyoxal synthase, with amino-acid sequence MEDKITLTIGKQKNIALIAHDGKKPLLIQWCEDNKEILKNHFLCGTGTTARMISDKTGLPVRGYNSGPLGGDQQIGAKVVEGRIDLIIFFSDPLTAQPHDPDVKALMRIAQVYDIPIAVNKASADFMIKSEFMDTPYDHDVINFQKNIADRANTL; translated from the coding sequence ATGGAAGATAAAATTACACTTACTATTGGGAAACAAAAAAACATTGCTCTTATTGCCCACGATGGAAAGAAGCCACTTCTTATCCAGTGGTGCGAAGACAATAAAGAAATTCTTAAGAATCATTTCTTGTGCGGTACAGGAACCACAGCCAGAATGATTTCTGACAAAACAGGGCTTCCTGTTAGAGGCTACAACTCAGGCCCTCTTGGCGGCGACCAGCAAATCGGAGCAAAGGTTGTAGAAGGCAGAATCGATTTAATCATCTTCTTCTCCGACCCGCTTACAGCACAACCACACGACCCAGATGTAAAGGCTCTGATGCGAATCGCTCAGGTTTACGATATCCCTATCGCAGTCAACAAGGCATCCGCAGATTTCATGATTAAATCAGAATTCATGGATACACCTTACGACCACGATGTCATCAATTTCCAAAAGAATATTGCAGATAGAGCAAATACACTATAA
- a CDS encoding Cof-type HAD-IIB family hydrolase — protein sequence MKYKAIALDLDGTLLNSKKEVSNKNKEIIMKAAKAGVKIILASGRPVPGIKKIAKQLHLEEVGGYILAYNGGMIIDCKTGEVVRRETIPEKYYADILRCANKFNVATLTYDSEGIISNDENNQYVQLESKINNIPIRQVFHLDEEAQLDPPVKFLCVGDHKVLRNVEAKLNEKFNGTVNVFFSEPFFLEIMPQGIEKASSLEILLGSLGIDRKHLIACGDGFNDIPMMRYAGLSVAMANAQDETKEWADFIAPSNDEDGVAVAIEKFIEATKSR from the coding sequence ATGAAATATAAAGCAATAGCACTAGATTTAGACGGAACTCTTTTAAATAGTAAAAAAGAGGTTAGTAACAAAAACAAAGAAATAATAATGAAGGCTGCAAAGGCAGGGGTAAAGATTATCCTTGCATCAGGCCGTCCAGTACCTGGAATAAAAAAGATTGCAAAGCAGCTTCACCTGGAAGAGGTAGGAGGATACATACTGGCGTATAACGGTGGTATGATTATCGATTGCAAGACAGGAGAGGTTGTACGCAGAGAAACTATTCCTGAAAAGTACTACGCAGATATTCTTCGTTGCGCAAATAAATTCAATGTTGCCACACTTACATATGATTCAGAAGGCATCATTTCAAATGACGAGAACAATCAGTACGTGCAGCTGGAATCAAAAATCAATAACATTCCAATCAGACAGGTATTCCACCTGGATGAGGAAGCACAGCTTGATCCACCTGTTAAGTTTTTATGCGTGGGTGATCACAAGGTTCTTAGAAATGTAGAAGCAAAGCTTAATGAAAAGTTTAATGGCACTGTTAATGTTTTCTTCTCAGAGCCATTTTTCCTAGAGATAATGCCACAAGGAATTGAAAAGGCATCATCTCTAGAAATATTGTTAGGAAGTCTTGGCATTGATCGCAAGCATCTGATTGCCTGCGGTGATGGTTTCAACGACATTCCTATGATGCGTTACGCAGGTCTTTCTGTTGCCATGGCAAATGCACAGGATGAGACCAAGGAATGGGCTGATTTTATTGCACCATCCAATGATGAAGATGGAGTAGCAGTAGCAATCGAAAAATTCATCGAAGCCACTAAAAGTAGATGA
- a CDS encoding LytR/AlgR family response regulator transcription factor — MLRIAIVEDEKKCQASLIEHLSRYEKEHSDSFIVRTFFDGIDILDDYTSEYDLIFLDIHMKYQDGMTTARKIRELDDSVIIVFITALAQYAIEGYKVNALDFILKPVVYEQFEVTMDKVLKTADKYHKGTELIVAEDGAKRKIDTEDICYIEVVGHTIVIHSRGGVYETRSKSLKAIAEDLRDYGFVQSGQSHLINLKYVDRIKGDVVTVAGDELFLSRSRKKDFISAFGDFVGMEI, encoded by the coding sequence ATGCTTAGAATTGCAATAGTAGAAGACGAAAAAAAGTGTCAGGCTAGCTTGATAGAGCATTTATCCAGATATGAGAAAGAGCATTCGGACAGTTTCATTGTCAGGACTTTTTTTGATGGAATAGATATTTTAGATGACTACACTTCAGAGTATGATCTGATTTTCTTGGACATACATATGAAATATCAGGATGGAATGACTACAGCTAGAAAAATAAGAGAGCTGGATGACAGCGTAATCATCGTATTTATAACAGCCCTTGCCCAATATGCGATAGAAGGGTACAAGGTAAATGCTCTTGATTTTATTTTAAAGCCAGTAGTATATGAGCAATTTGAAGTCACAATGGATAAAGTGTTAAAAACTGCTGATAAGTATCACAAAGGTACAGAACTGATTGTGGCAGAAGATGGAGCAAAAAGAAAAATTGATACAGAAGATATTTGTTATATAGAGGTTGTTGGGCACACTATTGTTATCCATAGCAGGGGTGGGGTTTATGAAACCAGAAGCAAAAGCCTAAAGGCAATCGCCGAAGATTTAAGAGATTATGGATTTGTTCAAAGTGGACAATCCCATCTTATTAATCTTAAATATGTGGATAGAATAAAAGGTGATGTGGTTACAGTTGCAGGCGATGAGCTTTTTCTTAGTCGAAGCAGGAAAAAGGATTTTATTTCAGCCTTTGGTGATTTTGTAGGAATGGAGATATAG
- a CDS encoding ATP-binding protein, with translation MDNSFNVGYLLEMVIPVLGICSVLNKKKYPLLRGAACVCLGLLFDAVMTGVLKLFGYEGTDYSDITPSAYIIILFWFMVIWIAVIFGIYFATEVNFHEAIYLFAISYCIEHIFYCIRELFDYCTDGRIPDNQPILYTVCLIGSFIMAYFWFAKSTVVDGKYLIETLSATSATVVILLVVWFLSIISSVNNIGHIHAVYAILASLFILINQRAQLINEKEKRAFRIKEQLWKDTQVRYQFSKDAMAVVNQHYHDMKHQINALANMESDEKRRGILSEMENDIAIYDAVVRTGNDLLDTVLTEKKLICHSKEIRMSCMADGEQLKFMDEIDLYTLLGNALDNAIEANEKILDRAKRWISVQIQNKKGIVLVEIINPYTGTIKMQHGLPITSKSDKLSHGYGTQSIKAIVEKYDGNLTIKTENDKYLLRIIFSE, from the coding sequence ATGGATAATTCTTTCAATGTTGGATATCTTCTAGAAATGGTGATACCTGTTTTAGGGATTTGCAGTGTTCTAAACAAGAAAAAATATCCATTGTTAAGAGGGGCAGCTTGTGTCTGTTTAGGACTCCTTTTTGATGCTGTCATGACAGGAGTGCTTAAGCTGTTTGGATATGAGGGAACAGATTATTCAGATATAACTCCCTCCGCATATATAATCATTTTGTTTTGGTTTATGGTCATATGGATAGCGGTGATATTTGGAATATATTTTGCTACAGAGGTAAATTTTCACGAGGCAATCTATCTGTTTGCAATTAGCTATTGTATTGAGCATATTTTTTACTGTATAAGAGAACTCTTTGATTATTGCACAGACGGCAGGATACCGGATAATCAACCAATACTATATACCGTCTGTCTTATAGGCTCTTTTATAATGGCTTATTTTTGGTTTGCTAAATCTACAGTAGTTGATGGCAAATATTTGATAGAGACTCTTTCTGCTACATCTGCCACAGTTGTAATTTTGCTTGTGGTTTGGTTTTTAAGCATTATTTCGAGTGTTAATAATATTGGTCATATTCATGCGGTGTATGCTATTTTGGCAAGTCTATTTATTTTGATAAATCAAAGAGCTCAGCTTATCAATGAAAAAGAAAAAAGAGCATTTAGAATTAAAGAGCAGCTTTGGAAAGATACTCAGGTGAGATATCAGTTTTCAAAGGATGCCATGGCAGTAGTTAATCAACATTATCATGATATGAAACATCAGATTAATGCTTTGGCCAATATGGAAAGTGATGAGAAAAGACGAGGCATTTTATCTGAGATGGAAAACGACATAGCAATATATGATGCTGTAGTTCGTACAGGTAACGATCTTCTAGATACAGTTTTGACTGAAAAAAAGCTGATATGTCACAGTAAGGAAATCAGAATGAGCTGTATGGCAGATGGGGAGCAGCTCAAGTTTATGGATGAAATCGATTTGTACACATTGCTTGGAAATGCTTTAGACAATGCAATTGAAGCAAATGAAAAGATTTTAGATAGAGCCAAGAGATGGATATCAGTGCAGATTCAAAATAAAAAAGGGATTGTTCTGGTAGAAATCATTAATCCATACACGGGTACAATTAAAATGCAGCATGGCTTGCCTATCACATCTAAAAGTGACAAGCTAAGCCATGGATATGGCACCCAAAGTATCAAAGCTATTGTAGAAAAATATGATGGCAATTTAACTATTAAAACTGAAAATGATAAGTATTTACTTAGAATTATTTTTTCTGAGTAG
- a CDS encoding glycoside hydrolase family 3 N-terminal domain-containing protein, with product MSKGRKIIGTCIRSILIIVFAIIIVAVNSILPNYARMVDSMLGGINTKIDNSDVDTTGLDLQYNKADYNADSIKTAEADLHQRIADEGTILLENEDGFLPQTADATFSFFSVNSATVTSNDSMMGGRSLADIFDSANVSINKTLFDYYKEQSENYGLGAGSISYGDAEDFSINEVPLSELQANDDVMNSLKGTVPVYFLKRVAGEGRDMPRSMYNHADNAQDQAKTYLEPDSTELEIISYLNDNFDGFILVSNSNAALDLDFVKDYPNIKAVISATAIESLPYILTGQVNPSGRTVDTFAANPLESPAAMNFGDYQYSDSNGDLTKYNYVTYEEGIYVGYKYFETRYEDVTLGRENAGDFDYDSEVVYPFGYGLSFTTFEWSDMKTSWDGDTCNIEITVTNTGDVAGKDVVEIYAQSPYTDYDIENGVEKASVQLVAYDKTNELAAGESQTMSLSFDKSQLKAYDANNAKTYIFDAGDYYITAAKNAHEAVNNIINTKLDDTTDEATSEFVSVYTPDITEVDTVTYSKDSYSGEEITNQFDDAKGEATYLTRNDWVGTFPTHDGTASAQISTWGNEINGDDGASYTYTKTASDELIAQLDSFESGTTIDPETLSDTEIVYDKDNGLKLIDMRGLDYDDPLWEDLLDELSADEIYNAIGVSGYGIEYIKSIEKPFNIDADTASGLIYGGTSAMFPSAMTMAQCWNPSLAREYGTMIGNEGLIGGADGWYAPSMNIHRTPFSGRNGEYYSEDAFLSGTVASNEVMGAASKGMYTYIKHFAFNDQENHRGDRDGQYSIATWLNEQSAREIYLLPFEMCMKAGDVTLNYVEKQDDGSYANASKEIRASQAVMTSFNRVGATWAGGDYGLITGILRNEWAFDGLVMTDNANTGVFMDGYQMTEAGADVKLTTLPSAARYNFDKNDAATYYYARQAMHHMLYIIANSKAMNGAMPGSHIKDGARITTHVMRIVTVVFVLLILLEIYKIFRLFKPTAKKLAKLQAKAEKRAAKKAK from the coding sequence ATGAGCAAGGGAAGAAAAATTATTGGAACATGCATCCGCTCAATTCTTATTATCGTATTTGCGATTATAATTGTAGCGGTTAACAGCATCCTACCAAACTATGCCAGAATGGTAGACAGTATGCTGGGAGGCATTAACACAAAAATCGATAATTCGGATGTTGATACTACAGGTCTTGACTTACAGTACAACAAGGCGGATTACAATGCAGATTCTATTAAGACTGCAGAGGCAGATCTTCATCAGAGAATTGCAGATGAAGGTACAATATTGCTTGAAAATGAGGATGGTTTTTTACCACAGACAGCAGATGCTACATTTAGTTTCTTTAGTGTGAATTCAGCTACAGTAACATCAAATGATAGCATGATGGGTGGTAGAAGCCTTGCTGATATTTTTGATTCGGCAAATGTATCTATCAATAAAACACTTTTTGATTATTACAAAGAGCAGTCTGAAAATTATGGTTTGGGGGCTGGTTCAATTTCATATGGTGATGCTGAGGATTTCTCAATTAATGAGGTTCCATTATCAGAGCTTCAAGCAAATGACGATGTAATGAACTCACTCAAAGGTACAGTGCCTGTTTATTTCTTAAAGAGAGTAGCAGGTGAAGGAAGAGATATGCCTCGTTCTATGTACAACCATGCTGATAATGCGCAGGATCAGGCAAAGACATATCTTGAGCCAGACAGCACAGAGCTTGAAATTATCTCATATTTGAATGACAACTTTGATGGATTTATTCTTGTAAGCAATTCAAATGCTGCACTTGATCTTGATTTTGTTAAAGATTATCCAAATATCAAGGCTGTAATTTCAGCAACAGCAATTGAGTCATTGCCTTATATTTTAACTGGCCAGGTTAACCCATCAGGTAGAACAGTAGATACTTTTGCTGCAAATCCACTTGAGTCACCAGCTGCTATGAACTTTGGTGACTATCAGTATTCAGATTCAAACGGTGACCTTACAAAGTACAACTATGTTACTTACGAAGAGGGAATCTACGTTGGATATAAGTACTTTGAAACCAGATACGAGGATGTAACTCTAGGTCGTGAAAACGCTGGGGATTTTGACTACGATTCAGAAGTTGTTTATCCATTTGGATACGGATTGTCTTTCACCACATTTGAATGGTCCGATATGAAGACATCATGGGATGGAGATACTTGCAACATTGAAATCACAGTTACTAACACAGGTGATGTGGCTGGTAAGGATGTAGTTGAAATCTATGCCCAGAGTCCATACACAGATTATGATATTGAAAATGGTGTAGAAAAAGCATCTGTGCAGCTTGTAGCATACGATAAGACAAATGAGCTTGCAGCAGGCGAGTCACAGACAATGTCACTTAGTTTTGATAAGTCTCAGTTAAAGGCATACGATGCTAATAACGCAAAGACATATATATTTGATGCTGGTGATTACTATATTACTGCAGCAAAGAATGCACATGAGGCAGTTAACAATATTATCAATACAAAGCTTGATGATACAACAGATGAAGCTACATCTGAGTTTGTATCAGTTTACACTCCTGATATTACAGAGGTTGATACTGTTACATATTCAAAGGACAGCTATTCAGGCGAGGAAATCACAAATCAATTTGATGATGCAAAGGGTGAGGCTACATATCTTACTAGAAACGATTGGGTAGGAACATTCCCTACACACGATGGTACAGCAAGTGCTCAGATAAGCACTTGGGGAAATGAAATCAATGGAGATGACGGTGCATCTTATACATATACTAAGACTGCATCTGATGAGTTGATAGCACAGTTAGATAGTTTTGAATCAGGAACCACTATAGATCCAGAAACTCTTTCTGATACAGAGATTGTTTATGACAAAGATAATGGACTTAAGCTTATAGATATGCGTGGTCTGGATTATGATGACCCGCTATGGGAAGATTTATTGGATGAGCTTTCAGCTGATGAAATCTACAATGCAATCGGCGTAAGCGGATACGGAATCGAGTATATCAAATCAATAGAAAAGCCATTTAATATCGATGCTGATACAGCATCAGGCCTTATTTATGGTGGAACAAGTGCAATGTTCCCAAGTGCCATGACAATGGCTCAGTGCTGGAATCCATCACTTGCAAGGGAATATGGCACTATGATTGGAAATGAAGGTTTAATAGGTGGAGCTGATGGTTGGTATGCACCATCAATGAATATTCACCGTACTCCATTCTCAGGAAGAAATGGTGAGTATTATTCAGAGGATGCATTCCTTTCTGGTACAGTTGCTTCTAATGAGGTAATGGGTGCAGCTTCTAAGGGAATGTATACATATATTAAGCATTTCGCATTTAACGACCAGGAGAATCACCGTGGTGATAGAGATGGTCAGTACAGTATTGCAACATGGCTTAACGAGCAAAGCGCTCGTGAGATTTACCTTCTTCCATTTGAAATGTGCATGAAGGCAGGAGATGTTACTCTCAATTATGTTGAAAAACAGGATGATGGTTCTTATGCAAATGCATCTAAGGAAATCAGAGCATCACAGGCAGTAATGACATCATTCAACAGGGTTGGTGCTACATGGGCAGGTGGCGATTACGGCCTTATCACAGGTATTCTTAGAAACGAGTGGGCTTTTGATGGTCTCGTTATGACAGATAATGCCAATACTGGTGTATTCATGGATGGCTATCAGATGACAGAGGCAGGAGCTGATGTGAAGCTTACAACACTTCCTTCAGCAGCAAGATACAATTTTGATAAAAATGATGCTGCAACATACTACTATGCAAGACAGGCTATGCATCACATGCTTTACATTATCGCTAATTCAAAGGCAATGAATGGTGCAATGCCAGGAAGCCATATTAAAGATGGTGCAAGAATCACAACTCATGTTATGCGTATTGTAACTGTTGTATTTGTTCTTCTTATACTTCTTGAGATTTACAAGATATTTAGACTGTTTAAGCCTACCGCTAAAAAGCTAGCAAAACTTCAGGCTAAGGCAGAGAAGAGAGCAGCAAAGAAAGCTAAATAA
- a CDS encoding methyl-accepting chemotaxis protein yields the protein MAGEAKKRGSLKTVLVGVVMASVILSSAIVSVFSIINTINTNNTQRDVYSSRLLEDVKLKLKHETEEAMSICEVMYGRYQNGEMTLAEAEKESADIIRELRYDDGNGYFWVDTSKGVNVVLLGRDTEGQSRWDATDSSGNKYIQMMIENGLQEGGGYTELMFAKPNETEELPKINYTAYYEPFDWVMGTGVWVDDLDVVVDEYQAHAHEALVKNIMTIVVIMLILVIIGSVAAFLAGGKITKPIITAADQMIRMSNRDFTENEAMEEVRKLKNHNNEIGAISEALDLMHQNIRDLMLQISDTTSSVASASEELSASASQSAEASEMVATSCTNVANSCSGQISAVTDASSETDSFVTNMQEFKEAINRSSEMIKSTNEAAINGAADMTNATDMMNTIKESVENSARVVDDLGERLKSIDEFVVTIAEIASQTNLLSLNASIEAARAGEMGKGFAVVASEISKLADESNQAAQKINELIAAIMNNSRQAVDAMKQGAEEVINGSELVNEAGETFNNIVNMVNSISEESNTMSAIVEQLSGGTDTIAKNIHDIEQMSISVADETSNVSAASQEQTASSYEVAQASDRLAGNAQELQDFVAQFSL from the coding sequence ATGGCAGGAGAAGCAAAAAAACGTGGTAGTTTAAAAACAGTTTTGGTTGGGGTTGTTATGGCGTCTGTTATACTTTCGTCAGCAATTGTTTCTGTATTTTCAATTATAAACACTATAAACACCAACAATACACAGCGAGATGTATATAGCTCAAGACTTCTTGAGGATGTTAAGCTTAAATTAAAACATGAAACAGAAGAAGCCATGAGTATCTGTGAGGTTATGTATGGAAGATACCAGAATGGTGAAATGACACTGGCAGAGGCTGAAAAGGAGTCGGCTGATATCATTCGTGAACTTAGATACGACGATGGGAACGGTTATTTCTGGGTTGATACATCAAAAGGTGTGAATGTAGTTCTTTTAGGCAGAGATACAGAAGGTCAGTCTAGATGGGATGCTACAGATTCATCTGGAAATAAATATATTCAGATGATGATTGAAAACGGTTTGCAAGAGGGCGGCGGCTACACCGAGCTTATGTTTGCGAAGCCAAATGAGACAGAAGAACTTCCAAAGATTAACTATACAGCATACTATGAGCCATTTGATTGGGTAATGGGTACAGGTGTATGGGTTGATGATTTGGATGTAGTCGTAGATGAGTATCAAGCTCATGCACATGAAGCGCTTGTTAAGAATATCATGACTATAGTGGTCATTATGCTTATTCTTGTTATTATAGGTTCTGTTGCAGCATTCCTGGCAGGAGGCAAAATTACAAAGCCTATTATAACAGCAGCAGATCAGATGATTCGAATGTCTAATAGAGACTTTACAGAAAATGAGGCGATGGAAGAGGTTCGAAAGCTGAAGAACCATAACAATGAAATAGGAGCCATTTCGGAAGCTTTGGATTTGATGCATCAAAATATTCGAGATTTGATGCTTCAGATTTCAGATACTACATCGTCTGTAGCATCTGCATCTGAAGAGCTTTCAGCATCAGCATCACAGTCTGCAGAAGCTAGTGAGATGGTTGCAACATCTTGTACAAATGTTGCAAACTCATGCTCTGGCCAGATAAGCGCAGTAACAGATGCCAGCTCAGAGACAGATTCATTTGTTACAAACATGCAGGAATTCAAGGAAGCAATTAATCGTTCTTCTGAGATGATTAAATCTACAAATGAAGCTGCTATCAACGGCGCTGCTGATATGACAAATGCAACAGATATGATGAATACAATCAAAGAATCTGTTGAAAATTCAGCAAGAGTAGTAGATGATCTTGGCGAGAGATTAAAGAGTATTGACGAGTTCGTTGTTACAATTGCAGAAATTGCAAGCCAGACAAACCTCCTTTCTTTGAATGCTTCAATTGAGGCAGCTCGTGCAGGAGAGATGGGTAAAGGCTTTGCCGTTGTTGCTAGTGAGATTTCAAAGCTTGCTGATGAATCAAATCAGGCAGCTCAGAAGATTAACGAGCTAATTGCAGCTATTATGAACAATTCAAGACAGGCTGTAGATGCTATGAAACAGGGCGCAGAAGAAGTTATCAATGGCTCTGAGCTTGTAAATGAAGCTGGTGAAACATTCAATAATATTGTAAACATGGTTAACTCTATTTCTGAGGAATCAAATACAATGAGCGCCATTGTAGAACAGCTTTCAGGCGGAACAGATACCATTGCAAAGAATATCCATGACATAGAGCAGATGAGTATTTCAGTTGCGGATGAGACTTCAAATGTATCAGCTGCATCGCAGGAGCAGACAGCATCTTCATATGAAGTTGCCCAGGCATCTGACCGTCTTGCAGGTAATGCTCAAGAGCTTCAGGATTTCGTTGCACAATTCTCTTTATAA